Proteins found in one Oribacterium sp. oral taxon 102 genomic segment:
- a CDS encoding helix-turn-helix domain-containing protein, with product MEAQNKRKSWDPVKLGKNVRKFRKHRHLRQEDLAEAIGANVNTISRIEHGGSQCSLETLLLISSALHVSPDMLLEGNFDAGLRHFEHYLHTVSTEIMDFFDRTQTLLFRQLRREHQIEEQSYRYQKERLAAERSRSYLDNLERKEQE from the coding sequence ATGGAAGCACAGAATAAGAGGAAAAGCTGGGATCCGGTAAAGCTGGGCAAGAATGTCCGAAAGTTCAGAAAACACAGGCACTTGCGGCAGGAGGATCTCGCGGAAGCGATCGGCGCGAATGTAAATACCATTTCCCGCATTGAGCATGGCGGCTCACAGTGCAGTCTGGAAACACTGCTGCTGATTTCCTCCGCACTGCATGTATCTCCGGACATGCTGCTGGAGGGTAATTTCGACGCAGGTCTCCGGCACTTCGAGCATTATCTGCATACGGTAAGCACGGAAATCATGGATTTCTTCGACAGAACGCAGACGCTGCTGTTCCGGCAGCTCCGTCGGGAGCATCAGATAGAGGAGCAGAGCTACCGCTATCAGAAGGAGCGTCTCGCCGCCGAACGTTCCAGAAGCTATCTGGACAATCTGGAGCGGAAGGAGCAGGAATAA
- a CDS encoding ECF transporter S component, translated as MKQQSSYRIALTALFAALSYAVFTFLQIKIPVGADMTSIHLGNAVVVLAALVIGGPLGGLAGALGMSIGDFFDPVYLPLVPKTFLCKLLIGLITGFLAHRVGRIGHSDDRSHILRWVILSVSLGLLFNVIADPIIGYFYKILILGKPAADVSLRINFLASGINAVVSAIVSTIIYMSLYPVLRKQSLTLTPER; from the coding sequence ATGAAACAGCAAAGCAGCTACCGAATCGCCCTTACCGCGCTCTTCGCCGCGCTTTCCTACGCGGTATTTACCTTCCTGCAGATCAAGATTCCGGTCGGCGCGGATATGACCTCTATCCACCTCGGCAATGCCGTCGTCGTGCTCGCCGCCCTCGTTATCGGCGGACCTCTGGGCGGTCTCGCCGGCGCGCTGGGCATGAGCATCGGCGATTTCTTCGATCCGGTCTATCTCCCGCTCGTTCCGAAGACCTTTCTCTGCAAGCTCCTGATCGGTCTCATTACCGGCTTCCTCGCGCACAGAGTCGGCAGGATCGGCCACAGCGACGATCGCAGTCACATTCTCCGCTGGGTCATCCTTTCCGTGAGTCTCGGACTGCTCTTCAACGTCATCGCGGACCCGATCATCGGCTACTTCTACAAGATTCTGATCCTCGGGAAGCCGGCTGCCGACGTTTCGCTCCGTATCAATTTTCTGGCATCAGGCATCAATGCCGTCGTCTCCGCGATCGTTTCGACTATCATCTACATGTCGCTGTATCCGGTTCTCCGGAAACAGTCTCTGACTCTGACACCGGAGCGCTGA
- the addA gene encoding helicase-exonuclease AddAB subunit AddA, protein MTWTEEQERIITHREGNLLVSAAAGSGKTAVLVAHVISRVTDRKNPVSLSELLIMTFTEAAAAEMRSRIQAALEERLRQEPENVLLIRELGRIQNADISTIDAFCKRLITENYALLKGLDPGFRIGDEGELRLLKSDIIEELLEEHYLKGEERFLRFMDQFTRGKSDEGVEELILRLYDYASATPWQEEYLRDLESGGEEEAEALLLASLLPALEDDALELERALMLCAEEGGPEEYLPMLTEDLEGLRRVLSAETLDSLRRGLSELPFSRLKLSRAKKREAVKELREAVKKHVQEFLKRLILPEPEKRAEVAAGIRESIGMLRSLTEEFLHRFREEKDRRKMLDFSDLEHFALELLYIRTEEGRRVPSPLADDYARNLKEILVDEYQDSNEVQEWLLSALSAERFGRPDVFQVGDVKQSIYSFRQARPELFLSKYREESYPKIELAKNFRSRAGVLDAVNQVFSRVMREAVGGIDYNERVSLHLGRGEEPASPDGEDMEASAKKVSDDQTELLLCDYGTLSLPDGEEVELGRAEAEARMIAHRIRGLREEGYSYRDIVILLRSLGDSADRMVEVLGNEGIPAYSVSREGYFSAVEVETVLAFLSIIDNPRQSIPLAAVMHSPIFGFTDAELAEISAAYGTLERRFPGEDALRNGNTPEQADGTEQGGEEPAVEEGEALLSPALSEKLSHFRRTLRHFRALSRYRSIHELLYCIYEETGYYEYASAMPAGRKRRANLDQLADSALRFEQTSYRGLFDFIRYIEKLKKYNADQGEASVYSEQDDLVRIISMHKSKGLQFPVVFLAGMGRSFHTRDLNGKLLIDAELGVAADYIDPAEKLRYPSVRRLVIRDRLLRQQLGEELRILYVGMTRAEEKLILAAGLPDAEKRLSRLRDRTEPLTASRILSASSMLDWILMAEGDRLLSDTGSAPIRLCCFPAGELFDRVREKLTAELNLEEAFLRKLHERERRSEDGDPEYEKMAERLSFHYAHEAATRLFPKHTVSEIKKESGAFLPRGQILPGRAIRLEAEEESLGERMPLPAAYQKEASGAEIGDAYHHALAAYDFERGMEQLGELLPAAELALIQEDKLREFLLSPLGQRMREAAGSGRLFREQSFMKEVPYSYLFPGSGITEKVLLQGVIDAFILEEDGILLLDYKTDRVRTERTLRERYAIQLRLYADALTALTGREVKSRLIYSFALGRTVMFPPEAKPSD, encoded by the coding sequence ATGACGTGGACTGAGGAGCAGGAGAGGATCATTACGCACAGAGAGGGCAATCTGCTGGTTTCCGCGGCGGCGGGCTCCGGAAAGACGGCGGTGCTGGTCGCGCATGTGATCTCGCGGGTGACAGACCGGAAGAATCCGGTTTCGCTTTCGGAGCTTCTGATCATGACCTTTACGGAGGCTGCGGCGGCAGAGATGCGGAGCCGCATTCAGGCGGCGCTGGAGGAGCGGCTTCGGCAGGAGCCGGAAAATGTACTGCTGATCCGGGAGCTTGGAAGGATACAGAATGCCGATATTTCGACGATAGATGCCTTCTGCAAGCGGCTGATCACTGAAAACTATGCGCTTCTCAAGGGACTTGATCCGGGCTTTCGCATCGGGGACGAGGGAGAGCTGAGGTTGCTGAAAAGCGATATCATCGAGGAGCTTCTGGAGGAGCACTATCTCAAGGGGGAAGAACGCTTCCTCCGCTTTATGGATCAGTTTACGAGGGGGAAGAGCGACGAGGGAGTCGAGGAGCTGATTCTGCGCCTTTACGATTATGCCTCCGCCACGCCGTGGCAGGAGGAGTATCTGCGGGATCTGGAGAGCGGCGGAGAGGAAGAGGCGGAGGCACTGCTGCTTGCCTCGCTGCTTCCGGCGCTCGAGGACGATGCGCTGGAGCTGGAGCGGGCGCTTATGCTCTGTGCGGAGGAGGGAGGACCGGAAGAATACCTCCCGATGCTGACAGAGGATCTCGAGGGGCTTCGGCGGGTTCTCTCTGCGGAGACGCTCGACAGTCTGCGCCGCGGTCTTTCGGAGCTTCCTTTCTCGAGACTGAAGCTCTCGAGAGCGAAGAAGCGGGAAGCGGTGAAGGAACTGCGGGAAGCGGTCAAAAAGCATGTTCAGGAGTTTCTGAAACGGCTGATCCTGCCGGAACCGGAGAAGAGAGCGGAGGTTGCAGCGGGCATCCGGGAGAGCATCGGGATGCTGCGTTCGCTGACGGAGGAGTTTCTGCACCGCTTCCGGGAGGAGAAGGACAGGCGGAAAATGCTGGATTTCTCGGATCTGGAGCATTTCGCACTGGAGCTGCTCTATATCCGGACAGAGGAGGGGCGGCGTGTACCTTCCCCGCTGGCGGATGACTATGCGAGGAATCTGAAGGAAATTCTGGTGGATGAGTATCAGGATTCCAATGAGGTGCAGGAATGGCTGCTCTCTGCGCTCTCTGCGGAGCGCTTCGGACGTCCTGATGTCTTTCAGGTGGGAGATGTAAAGCAGAGTATATACAGCTTCCGGCAGGCACGCCCGGAGCTTTTCCTTTCGAAATATCGAGAGGAGAGCTATCCGAAGATAGAGCTGGCGAAGAATTTTCGAAGCAGAGCCGGCGTGCTGGATGCGGTGAATCAGGTCTTCTCCCGTGTAATGCGGGAGGCGGTAGGAGGAATCGACTACAATGAGCGGGTAAGCCTGCATCTCGGCAGGGGCGAAGAGCCGGCATCCCCGGATGGAGAGGATATGGAAGCGTCCGCGAAAAAGGTGTCGGACGATCAGACAGAGCTGCTGCTCTGCGATTACGGCACACTTTCGCTTCCGGACGGAGAGGAGGTCGAGCTGGGACGTGCGGAGGCAGAGGCGCGGATGATCGCACACCGCATCCGGGGGCTCAGGGAGGAGGGCTATTCCTACCGCGACATCGTGATCCTGCTGCGCTCTCTGGGAGACAGTGCGGATCGCATGGTGGAGGTGCTGGGAAATGAGGGTATTCCCGCCTATTCCGTCTCCCGGGAGGGGTATTTTTCCGCGGTGGAGGTGGAGACGGTGCTTGCGTTTCTGAGTATCATTGACAACCCCAGACAGAGCATCCCTCTGGCGGCGGTGATGCATTCTCCGATTTTCGGCTTCACAGATGCAGAGCTTGCGGAGATCAGTGCGGCATATGGGACGCTGGAGCGGCGTTTCCCGGGGGAGGATGCGCTCCGGAACGGAAATACTCCGGAGCAGGCGGACGGAACGGAGCAGGGGGGGGAGGAGCCCGCGGTAGAGGAGGGGGAGGCTTTGCTCTCTCCGGCGCTTTCGGAGAAGCTCTCGCATTTTCGCCGGACGCTCCGGCATTTTCGGGCGCTTTCCCGCTACCGGAGCATTCACGAGCTGCTTTACTGCATCTATGAGGAGACGGGCTACTACGAATATGCCTCCGCGATGCCGGCCGGCAGGAAGCGGCGGGCGAATTTGGATCAGCTGGCGGATTCCGCACTCCGCTTCGAGCAGACGAGCTACCGCGGTCTGTTTGACTTTATTCGTTACATCGAGAAGCTGAAAAAATACAATGCCGATCAGGGAGAGGCATCGGTTTATTCGGAGCAGGATGATCTGGTTCGTATCATTTCCATGCACAAATCGAAGGGATTGCAGTTCCCCGTCGTATTCCTTGCGGGTATGGGAAGGAGCTTTCATACCAGAGATCTGAACGGGAAGCTGCTGATCGATGCGGAGCTGGGCGTCGCCGCCGACTATATCGATCCTGCGGAGAAGCTCCGCTACCCCTCTGTCCGGCGGCTGGTGATCCGGGATCGCCTCCTGCGGCAGCAGCTGGGAGAGGAGCTGCGTATCCTCTATGTGGGGATGACCCGTGCAGAGGAAAAGCTGATCCTGGCGGCAGGACTTCCCGATGCAGAAAAACGGCTCTCGAGGCTGCGGGACAGAACGGAGCCGCTTACGGCGAGCCGTATTCTCTCCGCTTCCTCCATGCTGGACTGGATACTGATGGCGGAGGGGGATCGCCTGCTTTCCGATACGGGGAGCGCACCGATCCGTCTCTGCTGCTTCCCTGCCGGGGAGCTCTTCGACAGAGTGAGGGAGAAGCTGACGGCGGAGCTGAATCTGGAGGAGGCGTTTCTTCGGAAGCTTCACGAGAGAGAGAGACGGAGTGAGGACGGCGATCCGGAATATGAGAAAATGGCGGAGCGGCTGTCCTTCCATTATGCGCATGAGGCGGCGACGAGACTCTTCCCGAAGCATACGGTTTCGGAGATCAAGAAGGAGAGCGGCGCTTTTCTGCCGAGGGGACAGATCCTGCCGGGCAGAGCGATTCGTCTCGAAGCGGAGGAAGAATCGCTTGGGGAGCGCATGCCGCTTCCGGCAGCGTACCAAAAAGAGGCATCCGGTGCAGAGATCGGGGATGCCTATCATCACGCGCTGGCTGCCTATGATTTTGAACGGGGAATGGAGCAGCTCGGGGAGCTCCTCCCGGCGGCAGAGCTTGCCCTGATTCAGGAGGATAAGCTCCGGGAGTTCCTGCTTTCGCCGCTCGGGCAGAGAATGCGGGAAGCGGCGGGAAGCGGACGGCTTTTCCGGGAGCAGAGCTTCATGAAGGAGGTGCCCTACAGCTACCTCTTTCCGGGCAGCGGCATCACGGAGAAGGTGCTCTTACAGGGCGTAATCGATGCCTTTATTTTGGAGGAAGACGGCATCCTGCTCCTCGACTACAAGACAGACCGAGTGCGCACGGAGCGTACGCTGCGGGAACGCTACGCGATACAGCTCAGGCTCTATGCAGACGCACTCACGGCGCTTACCGGGCGGGAGGTGAAAAGCAGATTGATCTATTCCTTCGCGCTGGGAAGGACGGTTATGTTCCCGCCGGAAGCGAAGCCCTCGGATTAA
- a CDS encoding helix-turn-helix domain-containing protein, with protein MNKSLGKKRIKFEVRWEKLGEQVKYYRLGRDLLQKDLAEMVGTTVNTISRLEIGAIGCSLEMLLSLCEALQVSPDALLSGNYNMLYSPYYEHFCEMKGVIQEHLTASLQEFFENLPEKKKEREAEEQPPRS; from the coding sequence ATGAACAAATCTCTCGGAAAGAAAAGGATCAAATTTGAGGTTCGCTGGGAAAAGCTCGGAGAGCAGGTGAAGTACTACCGTCTCGGACGGGATCTCCTGCAGAAGGATCTCGCAGAGATGGTGGGAACAACGGTAAATACCATCTCCCGTCTGGAGATCGGCGCGATCGGCTGCAGTCTGGAGATGCTGCTGTCACTCTGTGAGGCGCTGCAGGTCTCTCCGGATGCACTGCTAAGCGGAAACTACAATATGCTCTACAGCCCCTATTACGAGCACTTCTGTGAGATGAAGGGCGTCATTCAGGAGCATCTCACCGCATCGCTTCAGGAATTCTTCGAGAATCTTCCGGAGAAGAAGAAAGAGAGGGAAGCGGAGGAGCAGCCTCCTCGCTCTTAA
- a CDS encoding leucine-rich repeat domain-containing protein, protein MLEEVEIECWHLDAIAGMPSIRRLQIYETCLSYSLEPLRGMQELRELYIRSYHSAKKGDLGAVLAALPALEKLTFSYGSLMDGADYADVFSVPTVKEFVIKPDDAFSSYVQLSMSHIKDNPVLERLDLSGIEIENLDRPDERPQPFGVYAEEFLSHFPGLKSLNVSGTKLDSLDFVRNMPELAELDISDNYITDLTPLAGLPNLKKLVLRGNPVQNPDILPDTVEMIR, encoded by the coding sequence TTGCTGGAGGAGGTGGAGATCGAATGCTGGCACCTCGATGCGATCGCCGGGATGCCGTCGATTCGGCGGCTGCAGATCTATGAGACGTGCTTAAGCTACTCGCTGGAGCCGCTTCGGGGCATGCAGGAGCTGAGAGAATTGTATATCCGCAGCTATCACAGCGCGAAGAAAGGGGATCTGGGAGCGGTGCTCGCTGCGCTTCCGGCACTGGAGAAGCTGACCTTCTCCTATGGCTCGCTCATGGACGGAGCCGACTACGCGGATGTCTTCTCCGTTCCGACAGTGAAGGAGTTTGTGATAAAGCCGGACGATGCGTTCTCCAGCTATGTACAGCTTTCTATGAGCCATATCAAGGACAATCCGGTGCTGGAGCGGCTGGATCTCAGTGGGATCGAGATCGAAAATCTGGACAGACCGGACGAGAGACCGCAGCCCTTCGGCGTCTATGCGGAAGAGTTCCTGTCGCATTTCCCGGGGCTGAAAAGTCTCAACGTATCAGGCACAAAGCTGGACAGTCTGGACTTCGTCCGAAATATGCCGGAGCTCGCGGAGCTGGACATCTCCGATAATTATATCACGGATCTGACGCCGCTCGCCGGACTTCCCAATCTGAAGAAGCTCGTGCTCCGCGGCAATCCGGTGCAGAACCCGGACATTCTGCCGGACACGGTGGAGATGATACGATAA
- a CDS encoding PD-(D/E)XK nuclease family protein: MSIRFLFGISGSGKTEYMIRRALREAPRDLRRQWLFLVPEQDTLSMQRRVAGHPENPGKGMLNIDVLSFRRLAYRVFRELNQEPPRIIDDSGKVMILRETAEKVCGELSYYREQLNRPGFLRELKSQISEFYQYRILPEMLDMAAERSGSVQTKSKLRDLALLYRAFREYMDSHGYLAQEELLDRLLQALPLSKQLRNSTLFFDGFTGFTPVQQDIIEELMLQSSELCFALDLRAEETASIYEKRGAEDLFYLTRETVQRLSFRAARQRIPVAPPIDLNRYQAETGEPQGASPVFPRFSAAPELQYLAEQIYRYGEPEQEAPPASSIELWEAGDIRSELEHAAEQIEHAVREEGKRYAEIGILLTVPEEYRDLLFRVFGAAEIPYFLDDSRSLLDSPYAELIRAALLVPERSFSFDSVIRYLRALPLRSEEEENEIDLFENYLRESGKRGLGKYREDWEAYPLLKEKLIGPLLLLQEESGRGSTAAERTEALRALLERIGARERVEAAAEEKRQAGEQELAEELLQGMARITELLERLALLLGDTAVSRREYIDILDSGLREEKLHIIPTTVDQVMIGDLTRSRFSNPSVFMILGASAANLPKAAGTSGILGDRERALFRELEMELAPDRTEDALLERFYIYRALAAPSQRLLLSYATKGRGGKGLRRSSVMEKIEQLFPNIRMQSVRKKQMELYTGRELLRQLSRRLPDYLEDRRAEKPASETEETLLRTLLLLRRNGYRAESAGLLSAAFTHYRESKLERSAAEAVYGERLRGSITRIEQFNQCAYAHFLRYGLRLSERKTDEIQAFDIGNLYHRAIELAFREAERQKRGLGELSAAELHMLSEQVVLQTAEENRDLRLLSTGRNRYILRKIGEITRTTLWALSEQLRRGDFRTIALERDFDLLRDGIELRGRIDRVDSCRSGDRLYVRVIDYKSGRTAFSLQKVYEGLQIQLVTYMNVMLQNLAYRNPGREVLPAGLFYYHIDSPVLDYQEGKREEELLRERLQALRMDGLVNAELDIVRHMDRDFTKDSDVIPATLRDGLVDERKKSAASTERLTALRHYVDRRIGRDARRILEGEIAVRPVREDKERTACSYCPYHSVCAFDPRVEGYRYRNIGKISEEELWKRLSEEEEKDGDDVD, encoded by the coding sequence ATGTCGATTCGTTTTCTGTTCGGTATCAGCGGCAGCGGGAAAACGGAATATATGATTCGCAGAGCGCTTCGGGAGGCGCCGCGGGATCTTCGAAGACAGTGGCTGTTCCTCGTGCCGGAGCAGGATACGCTCAGTATGCAGCGCCGTGTCGCGGGACATCCGGAGAATCCGGGGAAGGGAATGCTGAATATCGACGTGCTGAGCTTCCGGCGTCTTGCCTACCGGGTGTTCCGTGAGCTGAATCAGGAGCCCCCGCGGATCATCGATGACAGCGGCAAGGTGATGATTCTTCGGGAGACGGCAGAGAAGGTGTGCGGGGAGCTGTCCTATTACCGGGAGCAGCTCAACCGTCCGGGCTTTCTCCGGGAGCTGAAGTCGCAGATCTCGGAGTTTTACCAGTACCGTATCCTGCCGGAGATGCTCGATATGGCAGCGGAACGGAGCGGCTCTGTGCAGACGAAGAGCAAGCTACGGGATCTCGCGCTTCTCTATCGTGCCTTCCGGGAGTATATGGACAGCCATGGATACCTTGCGCAGGAGGAGCTGCTGGATCGTCTGCTGCAGGCGCTGCCGCTGTCGAAGCAGCTTCGGAACAGTACGCTTTTTTTCGACGGCTTCACCGGCTTCACACCGGTGCAGCAGGACATCATCGAGGAGCTGATGCTGCAATCGAGTGAGCTCTGCTTCGCGCTGGATCTCAGGGCGGAGGAAACGGCGTCGATTTATGAGAAGCGGGGGGCGGAGGACTTATTCTATCTGACGAGAGAGACCGTACAGCGGCTGTCGTTTCGCGCGGCGCGGCAGAGAATCCCGGTAGCGCCTCCGATCGACCTGAACCGTTATCAGGCAGAGACGGGAGAGCCGCAGGGGGCTTCGCCTGTCTTTCCGCGCTTCTCAGCGGCACCGGAGCTGCAGTATCTCGCGGAGCAGATCTACCGCTACGGGGAGCCGGAGCAGGAAGCACCGCCCGCATCTTCGATCGAGCTCTGGGAGGCGGGCGATATTCGGAGCGAGCTGGAGCATGCGGCAGAGCAGATCGAGCATGCCGTAAGGGAAGAGGGGAAACGCTACGCGGAGATCGGTATCCTGCTGACTGTACCGGAGGAGTATCGGGATCTGCTCTTTCGGGTCTTCGGGGCGGCGGAGATCCCATATTTTCTGGATGACAGCCGGAGCCTGCTGGACTCTCCCTATGCGGAGCTGATCCGTGCCGCGCTGCTGGTGCCGGAAAGGAGCTTCAGCTTCGACAGCGTGATTCGCTACCTCCGCGCGCTTCCTCTGCGCTCGGAGGAGGAGGAGAATGAAATCGATCTCTTCGAGAATTACCTCCGGGAGAGCGGGAAGCGGGGGCTCGGGAAATATCGGGAGGACTGGGAGGCGTATCCGCTACTGAAGGAAAAGCTGATAGGCCCGCTGCTCCTGCTGCAGGAGGAATCCGGGCGAGGGAGCACGGCGGCGGAACGCACCGAGGCGCTCAGGGCGCTGCTCGAGCGGATCGGCGCACGGGAGCGGGTAGAGGCTGCGGCGGAAGAGAAGCGGCAGGCAGGAGAGCAGGAGCTCGCGGAGGAGCTCCTGCAGGGGATGGCACGGATTACGGAGCTGCTGGAGCGTCTGGCTCTGCTGCTCGGGGATACAGCGGTTTCCCGGAGGGAGTATATCGACATTCTGGACAGCGGACTCAGGGAGGAGAAGCTCCACATCATCCCGACGACGGTGGATCAGGTAATGATCGGAGATCTGACCCGTTCGAGATTTTCCAATCCGTCGGTCTTCATGATTCTGGGGGCGAGCGCCGCCAATCTGCCGAAGGCTGCGGGAACCTCCGGGATACTCGGGGATCGGGAGAGGGCGCTCTTTCGGGAGCTGGAGATGGAGCTCGCGCCGGATCGGACGGAGGACGCGCTGCTGGAGCGCTTCTACATTTACCGTGCGCTGGCAGCGCCGTCTCAGAGACTGCTCCTTTCCTATGCCACGAAGGGCAGGGGCGGCAAGGGGCTTCGGAGATCCTCGGTGATGGAGAAAATCGAACAGCTCTTCCCGAATATCCGGATGCAGTCCGTCAGGAAAAAACAGATGGAGCTCTACACCGGAAGGGAACTGCTCCGTCAGCTCTCACGCAGGCTTCCGGATTATCTCGAGGACAGAAGGGCGGAGAAACCCGCTTCGGAGACGGAGGAGACGCTTCTCAGGACATTGCTTCTGCTCCGGAGAAATGGCTACAGAGCGGAGAGTGCGGGGCTGCTTTCTGCTGCCTTTACGCACTACCGGGAGTCGAAGCTGGAGCGCAGCGCGGCGGAGGCTGTCTATGGGGAGCGTCTGCGCGGCTCGATCACGAGGATAGAGCAGTTTAATCAGTGTGCCTATGCGCATTTTCTGCGCTATGGGCTGCGGCTTTCCGAACGGAAGACAGATGAAATACAGGCATTTGATATCGGAAATCTGTATCATCGGGCGATAGAGCTTGCTTTCCGGGAGGCAGAACGGCAGAAGCGGGGGCTGGGAGAGCTTTCCGCTGCAGAGCTTCACATGCTTTCCGAGCAGGTCGTGCTGCAAACCGCGGAGGAGAACCGCGACCTCCGTCTGCTTTCTACCGGCAGGAACCGGTATATCCTGAGAAAGATCGGAGAGATTACGAGGACGACGCTCTGGGCGTTGTCGGAGCAGCTCCGGCGGGGGGATTTCCGGACGATAGCGCTGGAACGGGACTTTGACCTGCTTCGGGACGGGATAGAGCTTCGGGGGAGGATCGACCGTGTGGACAGCTGCCGCAGCGGGGATCGGCTCTATGTCAGGGTGATCGACTATAAGTCCGGCAGGACAGCATTCTCTCTGCAGAAGGTTTATGAGGGGCTGCAGATCCAGCTGGTGACCTATATGAATGTCATGCTGCAGAATCTTGCGTACCGGAATCCCGGCAGGGAGGTGCTCCCGGCGGGGCTCTTCTACTACCATATCGACAGTCCGGTGCTGGATTATCAGGAGGGAAAGCGGGAGGAGGAGCTGCTCAGGGAGCGTCTTCAGGCGCTTCGGATGGATGGTCTCGTGAATGCGGAGCTGGACATCGTGCGGCACATGGATCGGGATTTCACGAAGGATTCCGATGTGATTCCGGCGACGCTTCGGGACGGGCTCGTAGATGAACGGAAGAAGTCCGCAGCGAGCACGGAGCGTCTCACAGCCCTCAGGCATTATGTGGATCGCCGGATCGGGCGGGACGCGCGCAGGATACTGGAGGGAGAAATCGCAGTGCGTCCGGTGCGGGAGGATAAGGAGAGGACGGCATGCAGTTACTGCCCCTATCACAGTGTCTGTGCCTTCGACCCGCGTGTGGAGGGGTATCGTTACAGAAATATCGGGAAGATTTCGGAGGAGGAGCTTTGGAAGAGGCTTTCGGAAGAGGAAGAAAAGGATGGGGATGACGTGGACTGA
- a CDS encoding 3'-5' exonuclease, protein MEAEYPSSPRIVNHFRRYLRKLHELKGRTLSAQLAGIYDEIDYRSYLRDYAKSSGTEFSALEAKLCFYEEAAAHCGDLSSWYQAAVSHVERHRASLRSGGEGVRLCTMHQAKGLEWDTVFIMDCVMGITPSPLARSFTERQEERRLFYVAMTRARDSLYLLRYTENQAKPSIYLREMEEKSAGQSLDAPREDSEAASKARLTAVKRRSSPEKKQFFREGSTSGFTVGLSVHHLKFGEGRVIQLTERTVHVDFSGTIRIFKR, encoded by the coding sequence ATGGAGGCAGAGTACCCCTCCTCCCCCCGAATCGTCAATCACTTCCGGCGTTACCTCCGGAAGCTGCACGAGCTGAAGGGACGGACGCTCTCTGCGCAGCTCGCCGGAATTTATGACGAGATCGACTACCGCTCCTATCTTCGGGACTATGCGAAAAGCAGCGGCACAGAGTTCTCCGCACTCGAGGCGAAGCTCTGCTTCTACGAGGAGGCAGCCGCGCACTGCGGCGACCTGTCTTCATGGTATCAGGCGGCGGTCTCCCATGTCGAGCGGCATCGGGCGAGTCTCCGTTCCGGCGGAGAGGGTGTCCGTCTCTGTACCATGCATCAGGCGAAGGGACTGGAATGGGATACTGTTTTCATCATGGACTGCGTGATGGGAATCACACCGAGCCCGCTGGCACGAAGCTTCACGGAGCGCCAGGAGGAGCGTCGGCTGTTCTATGTCGCGATGACCCGCGCAAGAGATTCCTTATACCTGCTGCGCTATACTGAAAATCAGGCGAAGCCCTCGATCTATCTCCGGGAAATGGAGGAAAAATCTGCAGGGCAGAGCCTCGACGCGCCGCGGGAGGATAGCGAAGCAGCCTCCAAGGCACGCCTTACTGCAGTAAAGCGCCGATCTTCTCCGGAAAAAAAACAGTTTTTCCGAGAGGGCAGCACTTCCGGCTTCACAGTCGGTCTCTCCGTTCATCATCTGAAATTCGGAGAGGGCAGGGTCATACAACTCACCGAACGCACGGTCCATGTCGATTTTTCCGGTACCATACGGATTTTCAAACGATAA